The stretch of DNA GAGGCCGCCGGCAGCAGTGAATGAAAAGGACTTCTTCGCCCGGTGCACGAAGTGCGGACTCTGTGTCGAAGCCTGTCCCTATCATGCGTTGATCCTCGCGAAGCCGGGGGACGCGAAGCCGATAGGGACGCCCTATTTTACTCCGAGGGAAGGGCCCTGTCACATGTGCAAGGATATCCCCTGTGTGCCCGCCTGTCCCACCGGAGCGCTCAACAGATCTCTCGTCAGTGAGAAGGACGCTGCAGGGCGAGAGAGGCTCGATATCAACCTTGCCAGGATGGGGCTTGCGGTGATTGACAGAGACACCTGCATCGCCTATTCGGGGATCCAGTGTGATGCCTGTTACCGGGCCTGCCCGAGGATCGACAAGGCGATTACCGTCGAGTACTCACGGAATTCCCGCACGGGCAAACACGCGCTCTTAGCCCCCATTGTCCACGGCGACCTCTGTACCGGATGCGGTCTCTGTGAAAGGGCCTGTGTCACCGAGAAGGCGTCCGTCTTCGTCCTGCCGAGGAACATCGCCATGGGAGCATCGAGCTCGCAGTATATCAAGGGTTGGGACGCCGGGGACGAGAAACGATTGACGGAAACACCAGGAGATACAAGGACGCGAACACCGAGAAGTGAAAAAGACCCCCTCGATTACCTGAACAGGGGAGACTTATGACGAGGGTTCGACGGCTGATGAAAGAGAATAAATTCTTGATGGCGAGGAGAATCATTCAGGTTGCGGTGCTCTTTTTCTTTTTCGCGGGAAACTCCTTCGGCTGGAACATTCTCAAGGGCAATCTCAGTACGGCAAGGGCCTTCGGGGCACTTCCCCTGTCCGATCCTTTCGGTCTGTTGCAGGTCTTGGCCGCAGGCAGCCTCGTTTCGATGGAAGCGATTGCCGGAGCTCTTTTGGTGGCC from Thermodesulfovibrionales bacterium encodes:
- the napG gene encoding ferredoxin-type protein NapG → MKEDTAGGAMLPERRRFLLTTARSLALAAAGGIVWSGYIEGGKAYPLILRPPAAVNEKDFFARCTKCGLCVEACPYHALILAKPGDAKPIGTPYFTPREGPCHMCKDIPCVPACPTGALNRSLVSEKDAAGRERLDINLARMGLAVIDRDTCIAYSGIQCDACYRACPRIDKAITVEYSRNSRTGKHALLAPIVHGDLCTGCGLCERACVTEKASVFVLPRNIAMGASSSQYIKGWDAGDEKRLTETPGDTRTRTPRSEKDPLDYLNRGDL